A single Brassica rapa cultivar Chiifu-401-42 chromosome A04, CAAS_Brap_v3.01, whole genome shotgun sequence DNA region contains:
- the LOC103866037 gene encoding probable pectinesterase/pectinesterase inhibitor 16, translating to MASSSAISNHRITKTLMTLLIINFLYQIQTTSAVTNSNSYSHFSRFTRHQSSSSRTKQGFLASIQESMNHALRARSLAFNLTLSHRTAELHIVDPIHDCLELLDDTLEMLSRITSSDDEEDVHTWLSATLTNQDTCEQSLQEKSNSYKHGVAMDFVARNLSGLLTNALELFVSVKSKPQRLLSEHEHFPRFVTSSEDRRLLEAPVEELKIDAVVAADGSGTHKTVGEALLATSLASSGGRTVIHLKAGTYKENINIPTKQKNVMLVGDGKGRTVIVGSRSNRDGYTTYKTATVAAMGDGFIARDITIVNSAGPSSEQAVALRVGADKSVVYRCSIEGYQDSLYTHSKRQFYRDTDITGTVDYIFGNSAAVFQSCNIVARKPLSGQTNFVTAQGRSNPGQNTGISIQNCKITAQSTTYLGRPWKEYSRTVVMQSFLDGSIHPSGWSPWSGGFGLKTLFYGEFGNSGPGSSVSGRVKWAGYHSSLTVKEAEGFTVANFIGGTMWLPSTGVSFDSGLVK from the exons ATGGCTTCATCATCAGCAATATCAAATCATAGGATTACCAAAACACTAATGACTTTACTCATCATAAACTTTTTATACCAAATTCAAACCACATCAGCGGTAACCAACTCCAATTCCTACTCCCACTTCTCAAGATTCACGAGACATCAAAGCTCATCATCAAGAACCAAACAAGGGTTCCTCGCATCTATCCAAGAGAGTATGAACCATGCCCTCCGGGCTCGTTCTCTTGCCTTCAACCTAACTCTTTCTCATCGAACAGCAGAACTCCACATAGTCGATCCCATCCACGACTGCCTTGAGCTACTCGACGACACACTTGAAATGTTGTCTCGCATCACTTCAAGTGATGACGAAGAAGATGTTCACACATGGCTAAGCGCAACACTCACGAACCAAGACACTTGTGAGCAGAGCCTCCAAGAAAAATCTAACTCTTACAAACACGGAGTTGCGATGGATTTTGTCGCAAGAAACCTATCAGGTTTACTTACTAACGCACTTGAGTTGTTCGTATCCGTGAAGTCTAAACCCCAGAGGCTCTTGTCGGAGCATGAGCATTTTCCGAGGTTTGTTACTTCGTCGGAGGACCGGAGGCTTCTAGAAGCTCCGGTGGAGGAACTGAAGATTGATGCCGTGGTGGCTGCAGACGGAAGCGGAACCCACAAAACCGTAGGAGAAGCGTTGTTGGCTACTTCATTAGCGAGTAGTGGGGGAAGGACCGTGATTCACTTGAAAGCTGGGACCTATAAGGAGAACATTAACATCCCGACGAAGCAGAAGAACGTTATGTTAGTTGGTGATGGGAAGGGCAGAACGGTCATAGTAGGTAGCAGAAGTAACAGAGACGGCTACACTACTTACAAGACTGCCACCGTCG CTGCTATGGGAGATGGGTTTATAGCGCGCGACATAACAATCGTGAACAGTGCCGGACCCAGCTCAGAGCAAGCGGTGGCCCTCCGTGTCGGAGCAGACAAATCCGTCGTGTACCGATGCTCCATCGAAGGATACCAAGACTCACTCTACACGCACTCCAAGCGACAATTCTACCGAGACACAGACATCACCGGAACCGTCGACTACATATTCGGAAACTCCGCCGCAGTGTTCCAGTCCTGCAACATCGTCGCCCGTAAGCCCTTATCGGGTCAGACAAACTTCGTGACGGCGCAAGGGCGGAGCAACCCGGGTCAGAACACCGGAATCTCTATACAGAACTGCAAGATCACGGCGCAGTCGACGACTTACCTTGGCCGGCCGTGGAAAGAGTATTCAAGAACGGTGGTGATGCAGTCTTTCCTCGACGGGTCGATTCACCCGTCGGGTTGGTCTCCTTGGTCGGGTGGTTTCGGTCTCAAAACTCTTTTTTACGGGGAGTTTGGTAACTCGGGTCCTGGATCAtcggtttcgggtcgggttAAATGGGCCGGGTATCATTCATCTTTAACGGTGAAGGAAGCGGAAGGATTTACTGTGGCTAATTTCATTGGCGGGACGATGTGGTTGCCGTCAACGGGCGTTAGTTTCGACTCTGGCCTTGTGAAGTGA